One genomic region from Cryptococcus gattii WM276 chromosome C, complete sequence encodes:
- a CDS encoding nucleoporin-interacting protein NIC96, putative (Similar to TIGR gene model, INSD accession AAW42380.1): protein MSTNTPYRPHNHGPATRPPAASALSSLLAQANSLNEADYDSELPQIRFGIDDIERMSEVVAGRGKRVKSEKGEAFNLLSNLGVNTSQLAHSISQLPSEPAAPRPRRRRAAQVQAQAAEQVPELGRGFVAAEGDIGTWGRNWHEMVILSGIEMQRQRIINSFQKQFQQRILQNWQLEKARVLQDELGVTDDELAGIVDAARLASSALGSSSLGRSALGASTRRFPMGQSTLGKSTTAESREGGLVMHTKMVRYERAIGELNQKRLRKEPYEFCQALSESTKNDSPVNERQYSAAYLGDQKAHQAALLRGRLVTGGLKYLERDFERHVDETIARNPKEAALGGVPGIRNKIRAFVDVTLRTKEAREAYKPETVNGTLLWAQTYYLVRCGYIDDALNLVAENQQHISRDDWSFPGCFKSAMQSPERRLSKTQRDQLYNDFNAHIRNNPLIDQFKAALYKLVGRFELNRKTAKVATTTEDWMWLQLNLVRENRDGDAPQEQYDLADLGRLLEKYGSDKFDANGTKPLAWFNLLLFTAQFEKAVAYLYSKPQMKTDAVHFAIALSYYGLLRVPPKGDEAELLAVSDSSDVSFLNFARIIKQYIAPFFKLEPQTALQYAYLVMLNSDAPAPSGPKQRQLCLELVRDIVLSSRSWSRLLGSVRADGSKEIGVIERDLKLLKLEDEQDYLRQVVLAAADQSSLDSSLTDSIELYHLAGSYDKVVETVNRALGHSLSQTAGAAPLPSDAAQVGLTVAFGGAPDLYSLAQKVHAVYERDFGKRTRVSSLHWETLETLLQLKLALAQFAADRPDLALETFKATNLLPLDNDPSSITRYAQKFRDMLDQPVISNLDDVIVTTMKCLHLLSQQLKQSPYGDQGRAAQLSVYKHQAQCLIQFASTLRLRLGPDVYRQLSSMSAFF, encoded by the exons ATGAGCACAAATACTCCATACAGACCTCATAACCATGGCCCAGCAACAAGACCTCCAGCGGCATCCGCTCTTTCCTCACTGCTCGCTCAGGCAAACTCCCTGAACGAAGCCGACTATGACTCGGAGCTTCCACAGATCAGGTTCGGCATCGACGATATCGAGAGGATGAGCGAGGTTGTCGCAGGAAGAGGCAAGAGAGTAAAAAGCGAAAAGGGAGAGGC ATTCAACCTCCTCTCAAACCTCGGTGTCAACACTTCCCAGCTTGCTCACTCAATATCTCAACTCCCATCCGAACCTGCTGCACCACGTCCTCGTCGTCGCCGTGCTGCTCAAGTTCAAGCACAAGCGGCCGAACAAGTGCCAGAGCTCGGACGTGGTTTCGTTGCGGCTGAAGGTGATATCGGGACATGGGGCAGAAACTGGCATGAGATGGTTATCCTGAGCGGTATTGAGATGCAGAGACAAAGG ATTATCAATTCTTTCCAGAAACAATTCCAACAACGAATCCTCCAAAATTGGCAGCTCGAGAAGGCTCGAGTCCTCCAAGACGAACTAGGTGTGACCGACGACGAGCTTGCAGGTATCGTTGATGCCGCTCGGTTGGCTTCAAGCGCATTGGGCAGCTCATCCTTGGGCAGGAGCGCCCTGGGAGCTAGTACAAGACGGTTCCCCATGGGGCAATCCACCCTAGGCAAATCTACAACCGCAGAGTCAAGGGAAGGTGGTTTGGTCATGCACACCAAAATGGTGAGGTACGAGCGGGCCATTGGGGAGCTCAACCAGAAGCGTTTGCGGAAGGAGCCATACGAGTTTTGTCAGGCATTGTCAGAAAGTACCAAGAATGACTCT CCGGTCAATGAAAGGCAATATTCTGCAGCATATCTCGGTGACCAAAAGGCTCATCAGGCGGCACTATTGAGGGGAAGATTGGTGACTGGTGGACTTAAATACCTCGAAAGAGA CTTTGAGAGGCATGTCGACGAAACCATTGCGAGGAACCCCAAAGAGGCTGCTCTTGGCGGTGTACCAGGCATCCGTAATAAGATTCGTGCCTTTGTAGACGTTACTTTACGGACAAAAGAAGCTCGAGAGGCATACAAACCTGAGACTGTCAACGGCACTCTTCTCTGGGCCCAGACTTACTATCTCGTCCGATGCGGCTATATTGATGATGCTCTCAATCTTGTGGCGGAGAATCAGCAACATATTAGTCGTGACGATTGGTCTTTCCCCGGTTGTTTCAAGTCAGCCATGCAATCTCCGGAACGCCGACTGTCCAAAACTCAGCGAGACCAGCTTTACAATGATTTCAACGCTCACATCCGTAACAATCCGCTTATTGATCAATTCAAGGCCGCCTTGTATAAGCTTGTTGGCAGATTCGAGTTGAACCGGAAGACCGCCAAAGTTGCGACGACGACTGAAGACTGGATGTGGTTGCAGTTGAACTTGGTAAGAGAGAACAGAGATGGAGACGCACCTCAGGAGCAGTACGACCTGGCGGATCTGGGGAGATTGTTGGAAAAGTATGGCAGTGACAAATTTGACGCCAATGGTACAAAACCATTGGCTTGGTTCAATTTGTTGTTGTTCACTGCACAATTTGAAAAA GCGGTAGCGTACTTGTATTCAAAGCCTCAAATGAAGACCGATGCTGTACACTTTGCCATTGCCTTGTCGTACTACGGTCTTTTGCGAGTGCCCCCCAAGGGTGATGAAGCCGAGTTAT TGGCTGTGAGCGACTCTAGCGACGTATCGTTCCTCAATTTTGCCCGTATCATCAAACAGTACATCGctcccttcttcaagcttGAACCGCAAACTGCTCTTCAATATGCCTATCTCGTCATGCTCAACAGCGATGCACCAGCTCCTTCAGGCCCCAAACAAAGGCAACTGTGTCTCGAGCTGGTCCGAGATATCGTGCTTTCTTCCCGAAGCTGGTCTCGTCTGCTGGGCAGTGTTCGTGCGGATGGCAGCAAGGAAATTGGTGTAATTGAGCGTGACCTCAAGTTGCTCAAGCTTGAAGACGAGCAAGACTACTTGCGCCAAGTTGTACTCGCTGCTGCCGATCAGTCATCTCTTGATTCTTCCCTTACAGACTCCATTGAGCTATACCACCTTGCTGGCTCATACGACAAGGTTGTGGAAACAGTTAACAGAGCCCTTGGTCACTCACTTAGTCAGACGGCTGGCGCAGCTCCTCTCCCCAGCGATGCCGCACAAGTTGGACTCACCGTTGCTTTCGGTGGAGCTCCTGACCTCTATAGTTTGGCACAAAAGGTTCATGCTGTCTATGAAAGAGACTTTGGCAAGAGAACGAGAGTGTCGAGTTTGCACTGGGAGACATTGGAAACGCTTTTGCAGCTCAAATTGGCGTTGGCGCAGTTTGCTGCAGACAGGCCTGATCTGGCATTGGAG ACATTCAAAGCCACCAACCTCCTCCCACTTGACAATGACCCATCATCTATTACACGCTACGCTCAAAAGTTCCGGGACATGTTGGACCAACCTGTCATCTCCAACCTTGACGACGTAATTGTTACAACTATGAAGTGCCTCCATTTGCTTTCGCAACAACTCAAACAATCGCCCTATGGCGATCAAGGCCGCGCGGCGCAGTTGAGCGTCTATAAACATCAGGCACAGTGCTTGATTCAGTTTGCGAGCACGTTAAGGTTGAGATTAGGACCGGATGTGTATAGGCAGTTAAGTTCCATGAGCGCTTTCTTTTAA
- a CDS encoding uncharacterized protein (Similar to TIGR gene model, INSD accession AAW42378.1), whose amino-acid sequence MFRGRSYMPGRRAFAVTTTTTLAVGSAYLYFRPQPIRLEDASSVYDVKRPVNLSWKPPTRDQMLAHLGTSGIYVSRTQEAGPELGEVKGEKKESEDDDIFDLLIVGGGATGAGTALDAVSRGLKVACVERDDFSSGTSSKSTKLVHGGVRYLQKAIFELDYEQWKLVKEALRERRIFLDTAPHLSHMLPILLPIYNWWQLPYYYAGCKLYDVLAGKENMESAYWVGKGKALEAFPTLKKEGLVGGVVYYDGQHNDSRMNISIMMTAVQHGAVVANYTEVTELHKKADPARNGQERIYAATVKDNLTGKTMKVRCRGVINATGPFSDGIRQLDEPSVQNIVAPSAGVHISLPSYFGSKSMGLLDPATSDGRVIFFLPWQGVLIAGTTDSPTSLSQNPIPDEKEIQWILDEVDHYLSPDVKARREDILAAWSGIRPLVKDPDSKNTESLVRNHIINTSKGGLMTIAGGKWTTYRAMAEETVDAAVKEFNLKPNGPTRTHHLKLIGGHAWSKVMYIKLLQEYGLETEVAKHLSESYGDRAWTVASFANPTGESWPKHGIRFYRRYPYIEAECRYACRCEYAQTAVDFLARRIRLSFLDIHATVVALPRVIDIMSEELGWDAKRRAEELESTIKFLQSMGLGSKPDRDYAHELSERRGERRQIPIERSAGGA is encoded by the exons ATGTTCCGCGGGAGATCATATATGCCAGGCCGACGTGCATTCGCCGTCACAACCACTACAACCCTTGCAGTTGGTTCTGCCTATCTCTACTTCCGTCCTCAGCCAATTCGGCTAGAAGACGCTTCATCAGTCTATGATGTCAAGCGGCCCGTCAATCTTTCGTGGAAACCACCTACACGAGATCAGATGCTTGCTCATCTCGGCACTTCGGGCATTTACGTCAGTCGGACCCAAGAGGCTGGACCGGAGTTAGGCGAAGTCAAAGGcgagaaaaaggagagCGAAGACGACGACATTTTCGATCTTTTGATTGTCGGTGGCGGAGCCACAGGTGCTGGTACTGCTCTCGACGCAGTTAGTAGAGGTTTAAAAGTGGCGTGTGTAGAGAGAGACGACTTCTCCAGCGGCACATCCTCAAAGAGTACAAAACTTGTTCACGGTGGTGTCCGTTATCTCCAAAAAGCCATCTTTGAGCTTGACTATG AACAATGGAAACTTGTCAAGGAGGCCCTTAGAGAGCGTCGTATTTTCCTAGACACTGCCCCTCATCTCAGTCACATGCTTCC CATCCTATTACCCATCTACAACTGGTGGCAGTTGCCATACTACTATGCTGGTTGTAAACTTTACGATGTCCTTGCTGGTAAAGAGAACATGGAAAGCGCCTATTGGGTAGGCAAAGGAAAAGCGTTGGAAGCTTTCCCCACTTTGAAAAAGGAGGGACTTGTCGGCGGTGTTGTCTACTATGATG GTCAACATAACGACTCCCGTATGAACATATCTATTATGATGACTGCTGTCCAACATGGTGCAGTCGTTGCCAACTATACAGAAGTTACAGAGCTTCACAAGAAGGCCGATCCCGCGCGAAATGGTCAGGAAAGAATCTACGCCGCTACCGTCAAGGACAACTTGACTGGAAAGACTATGAAGGTCCGATGTAGA GGTGTTATCAACGCGACTGGACCCTTCAGTGATGGTATCAGGCAGCTAGATGAACCCAGCGTTCAAAATATCGTGGCTCCCAGCGCAGGTGTCCATATCTCCCTTCCT AGCTACTTCGGCTCCAAGTCTATGGGCCTTCTTGATCCAGCTACCTCTGATGGCCGAGTCattttcttccttccttgGCAGGGCGTCCTTATCGCTGGTACAACAGACTCTCCCACCAGCCTCTCGCAGAACCCCATTCCGGATGAGAAAGAAATCCAATGGATCTTGGATGAGGTCGATCACTATTTGTCACCCGATGTGAAGGCAAGAAGGGAAGATATTCTTGCTGCTTGGTCCGGCATTAGACCGCTGGTCAAAGACCCTGATTCCAAAAACACTGAATCTCTCGTCAGGAACCACATCATCAACACCTCTAAGGGAGGTCTGATGACCATTGCAGGCGGCAAATGGACTACCTA TCGAGCAATGGCAGAAGAAACTGTCGACGCTGCCGTGAAAGAGTTCAACCTTAAGCCCAATGGCCCTACACGAACCCATCATCTCAAGCTCATTGGTGGTCACGCTTGGTCCAAGGTCATGTATATCAAGCTTCTTCAAGAGTACGGTCTCGAAACAGAAGTCGCCAAGCACCTCTCTGAATCGTACGGTGACCGAGCATGGACGGTTGCCTCCTTTGCGAATCCCACTGGAGAAAGCTGGCCGAAGCATGGTATCAGGTTCTACCGCCGATACCCCTACATTGAAGCTGAATGCCGATACGCTTGTCGATGTGAATACGCCCAAACGGCTGTCGACTTCCTTGCTAGACGCATTCGTTTGTCCTTCCTTGATATTCATGCGACAGTGGTTGCTCTTCCTAGGGTCATTGACATAATGAGTGAGGAGCTCGGTTGGGATGCGAAGAGGAGAGCGGAAGAGTTAGAGTCAACGATCAAGTTCCTGCAGTCAATGGGACTC GGCTCCAAGCCTGACCGAGACTATGCTCACGAATTGAGTGAGAGGCGTGGCGAAAGGAGGCAGATCCCCATCGAGAGGTCTGCTGGTGGAGCGTAG
- a CDS encoding aminomethyltransferase, mitochondrial precursor, putative (Similar to TIGR gene model, INSD accession AAW42395.1~Probable aminomethyltransferase, mitochondrial precursor (Glycine cleavage system T protein) (GCVT)), producing the protein MLPRLVRPTATTFHVLARRSLATSAILAQLKKTPLYDFHVQHKAKMVPFAGYSMPLSYGETGQTTAHKHVRSDAGLFDVSHMLQHNFTGPTAQEFLLTLCPSSLDSLTPFTSTLSVLLNEQGGIIDDTIITKHSDTSFYVVTNAGRADEDKAHITQKLDAWNAAHKGQEVKWETLDGWGLLALQGPKAKDVLQRMTDQDLNQVKFGSSVFADIKTTDGQVVKCHIARGGYTGEDGFEVSVPPQQTVAVSNTMTANPDVMLIGLGARDSLRLEAGMCLYGHDLDESVSPVEGGLAWVIGKNRRAPDAQPAFPGKSRILEELANGPSRRRVGFEVVGSPAREGCKVFDALGEKQIGVITSGIPSPTLGKNIAMGYIASGSHKKGTEVKIEIRNKLRDAVVKPMPFVPAKYFK; encoded by the exons ATGCTCCCCCGACTCGTTCGCCCCACAGCTACAACTTTCCACGTTCTCGCGAGACGTTCTCTCGCTACGTCTGCTATTCTCGCACAG CTCAAGAAAACACCCCTGTATGACTTTCACGTACAGCACAAGGCCAAGATGGTCCCGTTTGCTGGCTACAGCATGCCCTTGAGCTACGGCGAGACCGGACAGA CCACCGCCCATAAGCACGTCCGATCAGACGCTGGCTTATTCGACGTCTCCCATATGTTGCAACACAACTTTACAGGCCCTACTGCCCAGGAATTCCTGTTGACCCTCTGTCCCTCATCGCTCGATTCACTCACACCATTCACCTCCACCCTGTCTGTTCTCTTGAACGAGCAAGGAGGTATTATTGACGATACCATCATCACCAAGCACAGCGATACTTCCTTCTACGTCGTCACTAACGCTGGACGAGCCGACGAGGACAAGGCGCATATCACTCAAAAACTCGATGCGTGGAACGCCGCGCACAAGGGCCAGGAAGTCAAGTGGGAGACGCTTGATGGCTGGGGTCTTTTAGCACTCCAAGGTCCCAAGGCCAAGGATGTGCTTCAGCGAATGACTGACCAGGATTTGAACCAAGTGAAATTCGGGTCGTCTGTCTTTGCGGATATCAAGACGACGGACGGTCAAGTCGTCAAGTGTCATATCGCCCGAGGCGGTTACACTGGCGAAGATGGCTTTGAA GTATCCGTTCCTCCACAGCAGACTGTCGCTGTTTCCAACACCATGACTGCCAACCCGGACGTCATGCTCATCGGTCTCGGCGCTCGAGACTCTCTCCGTCTTGAAGCTGGTATGTGTCTCTACGGCCACGATCTTGATGAGAGCGTGAGCCCCGTGGAGGGCGGTCTCGCCTGGGTCATCG GCAAAAACAGGCGCGCACCCGACGCTCAACCTGCTTTCCCTGGAAAATCAAGAATCCTCGAGGAACTTGCAAACGGACCTTCCAGGCGAAGGGTCGGCTTTGAGGTCGTGGGTTCCCCAGCGAGAGAAGGTTGTAAAGTCTTTGATGCGTTGGGTGAAAAGCAAATTG GTGTGATCACTTCTGGTATCCCTTCGCCTACCCTCGGCAAAAACATCGCCATGGGTTACATTGCCAGCGGATCCCACAAAAAGGGTACTGAAGTCAAGATTGAGATTAGGAACAAGTTGAGAGATGCTGTCGTCAAGCCCATGCCGTTTGTACCTGCGAAATACTTCAAATAA
- a CDS encoding Rab/GTPase, putative (Similar to TIGR gene model, INSD accession AAW42382.1): MSGPAGQHYDFLIKLLLIGDSGVGKSCLLLRFCEDSWTPSFITTIGIDFKIRTIELDGKRIKLQIWDTAGQERFRTITTAYYRGAMGILLVYDVTDEKSFNNIRTWLSNIEQHASPGVNKILIGNKCDWEEKRSVTIEQGRALADEFGLRFLETSAKANEGVEEAFFTLARDIKTRLIDSQPQEAAPVQLGADRGGVNVNKQSDSSSGGCC, encoded by the exons ATGTCAGGACCAGCCGGGCAACACTACGACTT TTTAATCAAGCTTCTCCTTATCGGTGACTCTG GTGTCGGCAAGTCATGTCTTCTCTTGCGATTCTGTGAGGATTCTTGGACTCCTTCTTTCATCACTACCATCG GTATTGACTTCAAGATCCGAACAATCGAACTTGATGGGAAGCGAATCAAGTTGCAGATT TGGGATACTGCTG GACAAGAACGTTTCCGAACCATCACCACCGCTTACTACAGAGGTGCCATGGGTATCTTGTTGGTCTATGACGTTACAGATGAAAAGTCCTTCAACA ACATCCGAACTTGGCTTTCCAACATTGAACAACATGCGTCGCCCGGCGTCAACAAGATCCTTATCGGTAACAAGTGCGATTGGGAGGAGAAGCGATCTGTTACGATTGAGCAAGGGCGTGCGCTTGCCGACGAGTTTGGATTGCGGTTCTTGGAGACTAGTGCAAAGGCAAATGAAGGTGTGGAGGAGGCATTTTTTACACTGGCCAG AGATATCAAGACTCGTTTGATTGATTCTCAACCTCAAGAAGCCGCCCCTGTTCAACTCGGTGCGGACCGTGGCGGTGTCAATGTCAACAAGCAAAGCGACTCTTCTTCCGGCGGATGCTGTTAA
- a CDS encoding vacuolar membrane protein, putative (Similar to TIGR gene model, INSD accession AAW42397.1): MFPDNTTIIDPVGPPYTPPETPADPERCKLLGTTGLVVQALMGILVIASLVIKKQLEKRKRSWRIWFLDVSKQLVGQAVVHALNLIISDLVAFVGNSNPCSLYFLNVLIDTTVGVGIIFLSLKFFTWLFSSHLGYDGFISGKYGNPPQALFWWKQLLTYVFSIIIMKLLVLLPLTLPHISDLFLGLGHSMLAYFSPSVQVIFVMAVFPLIMNIVQFCLVDQVIKAGGKIDDDEEEGGVGGGGGGGGSRIYGTGDEEEGYRRVPEWEHDLDGRASGEDLFTAVTKKEGEAEGEGEENRGNGLPLSSPLLSPSRYDGYGSTTPSPVGSPAKSVEGQDLWTRMLGKSKGQGGSSSSSLKERLGAAKGGMVSRDTWWAYPEEEEDEGGFAQRNTRSHAPSPESIRPAGLPAAATQNGSGTTMFRKKSRTPPEWGTSSALSSHTARRLTSELEREARLTLSPPGSPMVEGGGGDRGEQVGLDVMHR; encoded by the exons ATGTTTCCGGACAACACGACCATCATCGACCCCGTAGGGCCGCCATACACTCCGCCAGAGACGCCTGCCGATCCAGAAAGATGCAAGCTCCTCGGAACAACCGGCCTCGTCGTACAGGCACTCA TGGGCATTCTGGTCATTGCTTCCTTGGTCATTAAGAAGCAGCTTGAAAAGAGGAAACGGTCATGGCGTATTTGGTTCCTCGACGTCAGCAAACAGCTCGTGGGACAGGCAGTCGTCCATGCTCTCAACTTGATA ATATCAGATCTGGTAGCGTTTGTGGGGAATAGCAATCCATGTTCATTGTATTTCCTCAATGTGCTGATTGACACTACGGTTG GTGTCGGTATCATCTTTCTCAGTCTCAAATTCTTTACATGGCTTTTTTCAAGCCATCTTGGATATGACGGATTCATCAGCGGTAAATATGGGAACCCTCCTCAAGCCCTCTT TTGGTGGAAACAACTGCTCACCTATGTGTtttccatcatcatcatgaaactcctcgtcctcctccCACTCACACTACCCCACATCTCGGACCTTTTTCTCGGTTTGGGCCACTCTATGCTCGCGTACTTTTCGCCATCGGTGCAGGTCATTTTCGTGATGGCTGTTTTTCCGTTGATCATGAATATAGTGCAGTTTTGTTTGGTTGATCAGGTCATCAAGGCCGGTGGGAAAATCGACGAcgacgaggaggaaggcGGGGTTGGTGGGGGTGGGGGGGGCGGTGGCTCCAGAATATATGGGACgggagatgaagaggaagggtATAGAAGAGTACCCGAGTGGGAGCATGATTTGGATGGACGCGCGAGCGGAGAAGATTTATTTACGGCAGTCACGAaaaaggagggagaggcggaaggggagggggaggagaaCAGAGGGAACGGTTTACCGCTCTCATCACCTCTTCTCTCACCGAGTCGGTATGACGGTTATGGAAGCACCACACCGAGTCCCGTGGGGAGCCCGGCAAAGTCTGTCGAGGGGCAGGATTTGTGGACAAGGATGCTGGGTAAGAGTAAAGGTCAAGGTGGGAGTAGTAGCAGTAGTTTAAAGGAGAGACTGGGAGCAGCAAAGGGCGGAATGGTCAGTAGAGATACGTGGTGGGCGTatcctgaagaggaagaggatgagggcGGATTCGCCCAACGGAATACGCGATCGCACGCCCCCTCACCAGAATCAATACGCCCAGCGGGATTACCTGCGGCAGCGACACAAAACGGCTCGGGCACTACCATGTTTCGCAAAAAGTCACGCACGCCGCCGGAATGGGGCACATCGTCCGCGCTCTCGTCGCATACTGCTCGACGACTGACATCAGAACTGGAGCGGGAGGCAAGACTGACACTGAGCCCGCCGGGGTCGCCGATGGTGGAGGGCGGTGGTGGGGACAGAGGGGAGCAAGTGGGTCTGGATGTCATGCACAGGTGA